The following are from one region of the Streptococcus sp. 1643 genome:
- the msr(D) gene encoding ABC-F type ribosomal protection protein Msr(D), with protein MELILKAKDIRVEFKGRDVLDINELEVYDYDRIGLVGANGAGKSTLLRVLLGELTPPGCKMNRLGELAYIPQLDEVTLQEEKDFALVGKLGVEQLNIQTMSGGEETRLKIAQALSAQVHGILADEPTSHLDREGIDFLIGQLKYFTGALLVISHDRYFLDEIVDKIWELKDGKITEYWGNYSDYLRQKEEERKSQAAEYEQFIAERARLERAAEEKRKQARKIEQKAKGSSKKKSTEDGGRLAHQKSIGSKEKKMYNAAKTLEHRIAALGKVEAPEGIRRIRFRQSKALELHNPYPIVGAEINKVFGDKALFENASFQIPLGAKVALTGGNGIGKTTLIQMILNHEEGISISPKAKIGYFAQNGYKYNSNQNVMEFMQKDCDYNISEIRSVLASMGFKQNDIGKSLSVLSGGEIIKLLLAKMLMGRYNILIMDEPSNFLDIPSLEALEILMKEYTGTIVFITHDKRLLENVADVVYEIRDKKINLKH; from the coding sequence ATGGAATTAATATTAAAAGCAAAAGACATTCGTGTGGAATTCAAAGGACGCGATGTTTTAGATATAAATGAATTAGAAGTATATGATTATGACCGTATTGGTTTAGTAGGAGCAAATGGTGCTGGAAAAAGCACTTTACTCAGGGTACTTTTAGGAGAATTAACTCCCCCAGGATGTAAAATGAATCGTCTGGGTGAACTTGCCTATATTCCCCAGTTGGACGAAGTAACTCTGCAGGAGGAAAAAGATTTTGCACTTGTAGGCAAGCTAGGTGTTGAGCAATTAAATATACAGACTATGAGCGGTGGTGAAGAAACAAGGCTTAAAATAGCACAGGCCTTATCGGCACAGGTTCATGGTATTTTAGCGGATGAACCTACGAGCCATTTAGACCGTGAAGGAATTGATTTTCTAATAGGACAGCTAAAATATTTTACAGGTGCACTGTTAGTTATTAGCCATGACCGCTATTTTCTTGATGAAATAGTAGATAAAATATGGGAACTGAAAGATGGCAAAATCACTGAGTATTGGGGAAACTATTCTGATTATCTTCGTCAGAAAGAGGAAGAACGTAAGAGCCAAGCTGCAGAATACGAACAATTTATTGCGGAACGTGCCCGATTGGAAAGGGCTGCGGAGGAAAAGCGAAAACAGGCTCGTAAAATAGAACAGAAGGCAAAAGGTTCTTCAAAGAAAAAAAGTACTGAAGACGGAGGGCGTTTAGCTCATCAAAAATCAATAGGAAGTAAGGAAAAAAAGATGTATAATGCTGCTAAAACCCTAGAGCACAGGATTGCGGCCTTAGGAAAAGTAGAAGCTCCGGAAGGCATTCGCAGAATTCGTTTCAGGCAAAGTAAAGCATTGGAGCTCCATAATCCATACCCTATAGTCGGTGCAGAAATTAATAAAGTATTTGGGGATAAGGCTCTGTTTGAAAATGCATCTTTTCAAATTCCGTTAGGAGCAAAAGTGGCGTTAACTGGTGGTAATGGAATCGGAAAAACAACTTTAATCCAAATGATCTTAAACCATGAAGAAGGAATTTCTATTTCGCCTAAGGCAAAAATAGGTTACTTTGCACAGAATGGTTACAAGTACAACAGTAATCAGAATGTTATGGAGTTTATGCAGAAGGATTGTGACTACAATATATCAGAAATTCGTTCAGTGCTAGCATCTATGGGGTTCAAACAGAACGATATTGGAAAAAGTTTATCTGTTTTAAGCGGTGGAGAAATTATAAAATTGTTGCTTGCTAAAATGCTCATGGGTAGATATAACATCCTAATAATGGATGAACCCAGTAACTTCCTTGACATACCAAGTTTAGAGGCTTTGGAAATACTAATGAAGGAGTACACCGGAACTATCGTGTTTATCACCCACGATAAACGATTACTCGAAAATGTAGCAGATGTAGTTTATGAAATTAGAGATAAGAAAATAAATCTGAAACATTAA
- a CDS encoding DUF5960 family protein codes for MNQLEFQRNHLQMDYYSESYQDFERDFYRYSNMNIPLTFLTDDILKTMATSRKNYFVLNKEKSRDNRDHFFIFEVSTVDENPLIYHYTYKKTTIYLAEK; via the coding sequence ATGAATCAGCTTGAGTTTCAGCGTAATCACCTACAAATGGACTATTATAGCGAGAGCTACCAAGATTTTGAACGTGACTTCTACCGCTACTCTAACATGAATATTCCATTGACCTTCCTAACTGATGATATCCTAAAAACAATGGCGACTTCACGTAAGAATTACTTTGTCCTCAATAAGGAAAAGTCCAGAGATAACCGCGATCACTTCTTCATATTTGAAGTAAGTACCGTAGATGAGAATCCGCTAATCTATCATTATACATATAAGAAAACTACAATATATTTAGCAGAAAAATAG
- a CDS encoding Y-family DNA polymerase, with protein sequence MGYIDYSIEPQSDIAFLDMKSFYASVECVDRGLHPLYTSLCVMSRADNSAGLILASSPMFKKVFGKANVGRSYDLPFDVNTRKFSYQNAWKQGIEVTPKYKSFIEHWAMRTLIVPPRMDRYIEKNLEIQHIFQDYAAPDDILPYSIDEGFIDLTSSLSYFISDKSMSRKDKLDNVSAMIQRDIYRKTGIISTVGMSNSNPLLAKLALDNEAKKTATMRANWSYQDVESKVWSIPKLTDFWGIGSKTEIHLQKLGIHSIKDLANFNPDILKKEFGKVGVQLWFHANGVDESNVHDPYKPKSRGLGNSQVLPRDYRTQREIEIVLAEMADQVANRLRSAHKKATVVSIHIGYSRTEMKKSINAQKKIDPANFPKTMVGHVLELFRKKYNSGAVRQIGVSYSGFVDENYTLLSLFDDVEQIEKENRLQTAIDVVREQFGFLAIQKGTVLTKGSRNIERSKLIGGHSAGGLEGLK encoded by the coding sequence ATGGGCTATATCGACTACTCTATAGAACCTCAAAGTGACATAGCCTTCCTCGATATGAAGTCCTTTTACGCTTCGGTTGAATGTGTAGATAGAGGTTTGCATCCGCTCTATACATCATTATGCGTCATGAGCCGAGCAGATAACTCAGCAGGATTAATACTTGCTTCCTCTCCTATGTTTAAGAAAGTATTCGGAAAAGCAAATGTAGGGCGTTCCTACGACTTGCCTTTTGACGTAAACACTCGTAAATTCAGTTATCAGAATGCATGGAAGCAGGGCATTGAGGTAACACCCAAGTATAAATCTTTCATCGAACACTGGGCAATGCGTACACTCATTGTTCCTCCTCGTATGGACAGATATATCGAGAAGAATTTAGAGATTCAACATATCTTTCAAGACTACGCTGCTCCAGATGACATTCTCCCCTATTCAATCGATGAAGGCTTTATTGACCTTACTAGCTCACTTTCTTACTTTATTTCTGATAAGTCAATGTCAAGGAAAGATAAGTTAGATAATGTTTCGGCAATGATTCAGAGAGATATTTATCGCAAAACAGGTATTATCTCAACTGTTGGAATGAGTAATTCCAACCCTCTTCTAGCTAAATTGGCTCTAGATAATGAAGCTAAGAAAACTGCTACTATGAGGGCTAACTGGTCATACCAAGATGTAGAATCCAAGGTATGGTCTATTCCAAAATTAACGGACTTTTGGGGTATTGGTAGTAAAACTGAGATTCATTTACAAAAACTTGGTATTCATTCAATCAAAGATCTAGCTAATTTCAATCCTGATATTCTCAAAAAAGAATTCGGTAAAGTCGGTGTTCAACTTTGGTTTCACGCAAACGGAGTTGACGAGAGCAACGTCCATGACCCCTATAAACCAAAATCACGAGGATTGGGTAATTCTCAAGTACTTCCTAGAGATTACAGAACCCAAAGAGAAATTGAAATTGTATTAGCTGAAATGGCTGACCAGGTTGCTAACCGTCTTCGCTCGGCACATAAAAAAGCTACTGTCGTTTCTATTCATATTGGCTATTCTAGGACTGAGATGAAAAAATCAATAAATGCTCAGAAAAAGATTGACCCCGCAAATTTTCCAAAAACAATGGTTGGTCATGTACTTGAATTATTCCGAAAGAAATACAACTCTGGTGCAGTGAGACAAATCGGCGTATCTTATAGTGGCTTCGTAGATGAAAATTATACTCTACTATCACTATTTGACGATGTAGAACAAATTGAAAAAGAAAATAGACTTCAGACAGCAATCGATGTTGTCAGAGAACAGTTTGGTTTTTTGGCCATACAAAAAGGAACCGTCCTAACCAAAGGTTCCAGAAATATTGAACGTAGTAAACTTATCGGCGGTCATTCCGCTGGTGGATTGGAGGGATTAAAATGA
- a CDS encoding LexA family transcriptional regulator gives MFSKFRLKAKREEFGLSQTSIAIELAISRVAYNHWESGKTVPNQKHLTALSKILDVPVTYFESEYNIVNNYLQLSPDNQIKAEEYVEELLLSQQTSNVTPLFSVQVLSDVQLSAGLGEGFFDEFETEIVYSDEEQYGYDIAAWIEGDSMEPVYKSGEVALIRSNGFDYDGVVYALSWNDAVYIKKLYREDDGFRMVSLNKDYPDKFIPYEDEPRIVGLVVGHFMPVEGV, from the coding sequence ATGTTTTCAAAATTTCGTTTAAAAGCAAAAAGGGAAGAATTTGGTCTTTCTCAAACCAGTATTGCAATAGAGTTAGCGATAAGCCGTGTCGCATATAACCATTGGGAAAGTGGTAAAACTGTACCTAATCAAAAACACCTCACCGCTTTATCTAAAATCCTAGATGTCCCTGTTACCTATTTTGAATCTGAATACAATATTGTCAATAACTATCTTCAGTTATCTCCTGACAATCAGATAAAGGCAGAGGAATATGTTGAGGAACTTCTACTTTCTCAACAAACCTCAAACGTCACTCCACTTTTCTCTGTCCAAGTACTATCAGATGTTCAACTGTCTGCTGGTCTTGGTGAGGGCTTCTTTGACGAGTTTGAAACTGAAATAGTCTACTCAGATGAGGAACAATACGGTTATGACATTGCAGCTTGGATTGAGGGAGATTCTATGGAGCCTGTCTATAAGAGTGGCGAAGTCGCACTTATTCGTTCAAACGGCTTCGACTATGATGGGGTTGTCTATGCTTTATCATGGAATGATGCTGTCTATATTAAAAAGCTTTACCGTGAAGATGATGGGTTCAGAATGGTTTCTTTGAATAAGGACTATCCAGATAAGTTCATCCCTTATGAGGATGAACCAAGAATTGTTGGTCTGGTTGTAGGCCACTTTATGCCTGTCGAGGGAGTGTAG
- the dcm gene encoding DNA (cytosine-5-)-methyltransferase, whose product MNIKEGDIMHGGPRKGAGRKSISNKRKAYTIYLSDEDSERIDSLPLPNSSTFSQKCRELIGIGIKEVEQKLVRNKGEVTFIDLFSGLGGIRIGFEQALQEHGLVGKCVFSSDIKPAAIKAYTNNFGHNPECDITKLNPSNLPNFDFLLAGFPCQAFSQAGLGLGFQDTRGTLFFDIAKILLEKKPLGFVLENVEGLVNHDKGNTFKVITRTLADLGYSISYSVLNGKDFGLAQSRKRIYIIGFKSNTIETLENFEYSHSVLQDVIDFNTPPIDSDFSKKLLSKYDLKSVYGKAIKDKRGGENNIHSWDIGLKGEISEEQAALLDNLLKQRRNKKWAEIIGIKWMDGMPLTSDMISTFFNSPNLTDMLDDLVKKGYLSFEHPKKLEGNKRVPDETLEKGYNIVTGKLSFEFTKILSPYDTTPTLVATDVHKLAVPVLNGIRPLTVNEGLRLFGFPDNYDLSFLKESEAFDLLGNTVCVPVIKAVSNKLLETYKKNRV is encoded by the coding sequence ATGAATATTAAAGAAGGTGACATTATGCATGGTGGTCCGAGAAAAGGAGCAGGAAGAAAGTCGATTTCTAATAAGAGAAAAGCGTATACTATATATCTAAGCGATGAGGATTCTGAAAGGATAGATAGTTTACCTTTGCCAAACAGTTCAACTTTTTCTCAAAAATGTAGAGAATTGATTGGTATTGGTATTAAAGAAGTAGAACAAAAGCTTGTCAGAAATAAAGGTGAAGTGACCTTCATTGATTTATTTAGTGGTCTTGGAGGTATCAGAATTGGCTTTGAGCAAGCATTGCAGGAACATGGATTGGTTGGAAAATGTGTGTTTTCTAGCGACATCAAGCCTGCTGCGATAAAGGCATACACTAATAATTTCGGTCATAATCCTGAATGTGATATAACTAAATTAAATCCATCAAACTTACCGAATTTTGATTTTCTATTAGCTGGCTTCCCATGTCAAGCATTTTCACAAGCAGGATTAGGTCTAGGTTTTCAAGATACGAGGGGAACATTATTTTTTGATATAGCAAAAATACTATTGGAGAAAAAACCCTTAGGATTTGTTTTGGAAAATGTGGAAGGCTTAGTGAATCACGATAAAGGTAATACTTTTAAAGTTATTACTCGGACTTTGGCAGATTTGGGTTACTCAATAAGTTACAGTGTTTTGAATGGTAAGGACTTTGGTTTAGCTCAATCTAGGAAAAGAATTTACATAATTGGGTTTAAATCTAATACTATTGAGACATTGGAAAATTTCGAATATTCTCATTCAGTACTTCAGGATGTGATTGACTTTAATACTCCACCAATTGATAGTGACTTTTCCAAAAAATTACTATCAAAATACGATTTGAAGAGTGTGTATGGTAAAGCGATAAAGGATAAACGAGGTGGGGAAAATAATATACATAGTTGGGATATAGGTCTTAAAGGCGAAATATCGGAGGAACAGGCAGCTTTATTAGACAATTTATTAAAACAAAGAAGAAATAAAAAATGGGCTGAAATAATTGGCATTAAATGGATGGATGGGATGCCGCTAACATCGGATATGATTTCCACTTTTTTTAACTCACCTAATCTTACAGATATGCTAGATGATCTTGTAAAAAAAGGATATTTAAGTTTTGAACATCCTAAAAAACTTGAAGGTAATAAACGAGTTCCAGACGAAACCCTAGAAAAAGGTTACAATATAGTAACCGGTAAGCTTTCTTTTGAATTTACAAAAATCCTATCGCCCTATGATACAACACCAACCTTAGTAGCAACAGATGTTCATAAACTTGCTGTTCCTGTACTTAATGGTATTCGACCTTTAACGGTAAATGAAGGTCTACGATTATTTGGTTTCCCAGATAATTATGACCTCAGTTTCCTAAAAGAAAGTGAGGCATTTGACTTACTAGGTAATACAGTATGTGTCCCAGTAATAAAAGCAGTATCGAATAAATTATTAGAAACCTATAAAAAAAATAGAGTATGA
- a CDS encoding NgoBV family restriction endonuclease, whose product MDNIETIEELFQLTQERLVGQAGAISITFANRAHIYSGNDVIGNCLQEWLPSWFTFLGVDIQPGAHTQEFPDFVANFNGNPIDVEVKAWNINNAPAFDLANFFSFLDTTFTEPGKLNARYFILGYRPANDGFTQGFTLERVYLKHIWEITNNTRNYPIGLQVKRGNPYAMRPSNFYRNEDNHFENIFEFVEAVADAYRHFEHVSDLPFTPDEWYERVMSYL is encoded by the coding sequence ATGGACAATATCGAAACTATTGAAGAACTTTTCCAATTGACCCAAGAAAGACTTGTTGGACAAGCAGGTGCAATTTCAATTACGTTTGCAAATCGAGCGCATATTTATTCTGGAAATGATGTTATTGGTAACTGCTTACAAGAATGGCTTCCTAGTTGGTTCACATTCCTTGGTGTAGATATACAGCCAGGTGCTCATACACAAGAGTTTCCTGATTTTGTAGCAAATTTTAATGGAAATCCTATTGATGTAGAAGTTAAAGCATGGAATATAAATAATGCTCCAGCATTTGATTTAGCAAATTTTTTTAGCTTTCTCGATACTACTTTTACTGAACCTGGAAAATTAAATGCACGATACTTTATTTTAGGTTACAGGCCTGCAAATGATGGTTTTACACAAGGTTTTACGCTAGAGAGGGTTTACCTCAAACATATTTGGGAGATTACTAACAACACTAGAAATTACCCTATCGGACTTCAGGTAAAACGTGGAAATCCATATGCGATGAGACCTAGTAATTTCTATAGAAATGAAGACAATCATTTTGAAAATATTTTCGAGTTTGTTGAAGCTGTTGCAGATGCATACAGACATTTTGAGCATGTATCTGATTTACCATTTACACCAGACGAATGGTACGAAAGAGTGATGAGTTATTTATAG
- a CDS encoding helix-turn-helix transcriptional regulator: MFDKYIFDTYQDLIIKTVRGFIFNNKDNTDLSTYMVPEPNGYIEFDDFELYKIYYEVVDNSKLKLEIIVIADVIVRQYIKGEMELDTKSKYVSVYVDMELDSGIKVFNIYNAEFKSDQYKKNRNLMLSRDWVPYIPKKEFDNIAESFLKKYYPVALRQPTPIPVELIVAEMGLSIHREKLTLDDSVFGKMVFKDTKVEVIENDQPVSKPFNKGSILVDKDVVYKRNVGSFNNTVIHECVHWELHKVFHEVRMILDNRHSVSSSWTEENQADSSMWSPLDWMEWHANGIAPRILMPKVQTKIKIRELFRTLTLVNPDISRSELVREVVDELAEFFNVSKQAAKIRMIDLGFKEANGVYNYLDDRYMHNFAFELEAFDNGSSYTITSNDLCFEYCFNESFRKIIDGNKFLYIDNHLCLKDKKYISMTKDGPVMTDYAYEHMDECCLLFKVKSKKFTAISDEDYYDYVLNRGVTRESEIKADFVEILQNPSLMDQLPPLEMVKLSKNISDLLKELPFEFSGTLRRHRERKKCSQPLLAKIVGITDRTLRDYETKEDNLPRLELALAFCFALKLMLPISEDMLEKAGHKLTKIHQHQVYKMLLTTSYYKPLAEINTILQAAQMKTL, from the coding sequence GTGTTCGATAAATATATTTTTGATACTTACCAGGATTTAATCATAAAAACTGTTAGAGGTTTCATTTTCAATAATAAGGATAATACTGATTTATCTACATACATGGTACCTGAACCAAATGGATATATTGAGTTTGATGATTTCGAACTTTATAAGATTTACTATGAAGTAGTTGATAATTCTAAACTGAAACTTGAAATTATTGTGATTGCGGATGTTATTGTTCGTCAGTACATCAAAGGGGAAATGGAACTTGATACGAAATCGAAGTACGTTTCAGTCTATGTAGATATGGAGCTTGATTCAGGTATAAAGGTCTTTAATATTTACAACGCAGAGTTTAAATCTGACCAATATAAAAAAAATAGAAATTTGATGCTTAGTAGGGATTGGGTTCCGTACATCCCTAAGAAAGAATTTGATAACATTGCAGAATCATTTCTAAAGAAATATTATCCTGTAGCACTTAGGCAACCAACTCCTATACCAGTTGAGTTAATCGTAGCGGAGATGGGACTTTCAATACATCGAGAGAAGTTAACATTAGACGACTCAGTTTTTGGAAAAATGGTTTTTAAAGATACTAAAGTAGAGGTGATTGAAAATGACCAACCTGTCTCTAAGCCTTTTAACAAAGGAAGTATCTTGGTAGATAAAGATGTTGTCTATAAGAGAAATGTTGGTTCTTTCAATAATACAGTAATTCATGAGTGTGTGCACTGGGAATTACATAAAGTATTTCACGAAGTAAGAATGATACTTGATAACAGACACTCGGTATCTAGTAGTTGGACAGAGGAAAATCAAGCAGATTCTAGCATGTGGTCTCCACTTGATTGGATGGAGTGGCATGCTAATGGGATTGCTCCTCGAATCCTTATGCCAAAAGTTCAAACGAAAATTAAGATTAGAGAGTTATTTCGAACTTTAACCTTAGTGAATCCTGATATCAGTCGCTCTGAACTTGTACGTGAAGTGGTTGATGAACTTGCTGAATTCTTTAATGTATCCAAGCAGGCAGCAAAAATTCGAATGATTGACTTGGGATTCAAAGAAGCAAATGGAGTTTACAATTACTTAGATGATAGGTATATGCACAATTTCGCTTTTGAGCTTGAAGCTTTTGATAATGGAAGTAGCTATACAATCACATCGAATGATTTATGTTTTGAGTATTGTTTCAATGAATCATTCAGAAAAATCATCGATGGAAATAAGTTTCTTTACATTGATAACCATCTTTGTTTAAAAGATAAAAAATATATTTCCATGACAAAAGATGGCCCAGTTATGACTGATTATGCTTATGAACATATGGATGAATGTTGTCTCCTTTTCAAGGTAAAATCTAAGAAATTTACTGCCATCTCTGATGAAGACTATTATGATTATGTATTAAATCGTGGGGTCACAAGAGAGAGCGAAATAAAAGCTGACTTTGTGGAGATTTTACAGAATCCGAGCTTAATGGATCAGTTACCACCTTTAGAAATGGTGAAACTTTCAAAAAATATTTCTGATTTATTAAAGGAATTACCTTTTGAATTTTCAGGGACATTACGAAGACATAGAGAGCGAAAAAAATGCTCTCAACCATTATTGGCTAAAATTGTTGGTATTACGGACAGAACTCTAAGAGATTATGAAACCAAAGAAGATAATCTACCTAGGCTTGAGTTAGCATTGGCATTTTGTTTTGCTTTAAAACTTATGCTACCTATTAGTGAGGATATGCTTGAAAAGGCGGGACATAAATTAACTAAAATTCACCAGCATCAAGTTTATAAAATGTTACTAACGACAAGTTATTACAAACCATTAGCTGAAATTAATACAATATTACAAGCAGCACAAATGAAGACACTATAG
- a CDS encoding DNA polymerase has translation MPIKELSIDIETYCEIDLRKSGVYRYAEDDSFEILLFAVSVNNRPVTVYDLTKEKLPQDILEALVNDNVIKWAFNASFERICLSNWLKKLHPELLSDGFLSPISWRCSMIWSAYLGLPLSLEGVGTVLKLKDQKMREGTDLIRYFCVPCKQTKINGGRTRNLPHHAPDKWSTFIDYNRRDVEVELAIKERLKNFPVPAFMWDEYHQDQIINDRGIGIDIDFVQSAIKIDSESKAKIQEELKTLTGLENPNSVLQMIGWLREHEVATDSLDKKAVKELLKTVDETTAQVLKLRQQATKSSVSKYQAMMNCVCKDGRARGMFQFYGANRTGRWAGRLVQLQNLPQNHLSDLEEARKLFRTGDLEATELLYDTQDTLSQLIRTAFVPSEGKKFIVCDFSAIEARVLSHLAGERWRSKVFEQGKDIYCMSASQMFGVPVEKHGQNSDLRQKGKIAELACGYGGSVGALKAMGALDMGLTEKELQPLVNSWRQANPNIVLFWWDVDNAVKTAVKDLIPTSVHNIQFEVKSGILFISLPSGRKLSYIKPRITENQFGGESVTYEGTGTAKRWERLESYGPKFVENIVQAISRDILAYSLKLLKEFKIVGHVHDEVIIECPMEQKLDEIAALMGNAPDWLSDINLRADGYECLFYQKD, from the coding sequence ATGCCAATTAAAGAACTCAGCATTGACATCGAAACCTATTGTGAGATTGACCTACGAAAATCTGGTGTCTATCGCTATGCGGAAGATGACAGTTTTGAAATCCTTTTGTTTGCTGTATCTGTCAATAATAGACCAGTGACTGTTTACGACTTAACTAAGGAGAAGTTACCACAAGATATTCTTGAAGCTTTAGTAAACGATAATGTTATCAAATGGGCTTTCAACGCTTCATTTGAACGAATTTGTCTATCCAACTGGCTCAAGAAACTTCATCCCGAATTGTTATCAGATGGATTTCTCTCACCAATTTCATGGAGGTGTAGCATGATTTGGTCAGCCTATTTAGGACTTCCACTCTCCCTTGAGGGAGTTGGAACAGTTCTCAAACTCAAAGACCAAAAGATGAGAGAGGGGACTGACCTCATTCGCTACTTCTGCGTACCTTGTAAGCAGACGAAAATTAACGGTGGACGGACACGTAACCTCCCTCATCACGCGCCTGACAAGTGGTCTACTTTTATCGATTACAACAGACGTGATGTTGAGGTCGAATTGGCCATCAAGGAACGGCTAAAAAACTTCCCAGTACCTGCCTTTATGTGGGATGAGTACCACCAAGATCAGATTATCAATGACCGTGGAATTGGTATTGACATTGACTTTGTTCAGTCGGCTATCAAAATTGATTCAGAGAGCAAAGCTAAAATCCAAGAAGAACTAAAAACCTTAACAGGCCTTGAAAATCCCAACTCTGTTCTGCAGATGATTGGCTGGTTACGAGAACACGAAGTAGCAACAGATTCTCTAGACAAAAAAGCTGTGAAAGAACTTCTCAAAACAGTTGATGAAACAACTGCTCAAGTTCTCAAACTTCGTCAGCAAGCTACCAAATCAAGTGTTTCCAAATACCAAGCGATGATGAACTGTGTTTGTAAGGACGGTCGAGCAAGAGGAATGTTTCAATTTTACGGAGCTAACCGTACAGGTCGATGGGCTGGCCGTTTGGTACAACTTCAGAATCTACCTCAGAACCACCTTTCTGACCTAGAGGAAGCTAGAAAACTTTTTAGAACTGGTGACTTAGAAGCTACTGAGCTACTCTATGACACTCAAGATACCTTATCGCAACTAATACGTACTGCTTTCGTTCCAAGTGAAGGAAAGAAATTCATTGTTTGCGACTTTTCAGCTATCGAAGCTCGTGTACTGTCCCACTTAGCTGGTGAGAGATGGCGTAGTAAGGTATTTGAACAAGGGAAAGACATCTACTGTATGTCTGCCTCACAAATGTTTGGTGTGCCTGTTGAGAAGCATGGACAAAATTCTGATCTAAGGCAAAAGGGAAAAATTGCGGAGCTTGCTTGTGGCTATGGTGGTTCAGTCGGTGCACTCAAAGCCATGGGAGCACTTGATATGGGACTAACTGAGAAAGAACTCCAACCACTAGTAAACTCTTGGCGTCAGGCAAATCCCAATATCGTTCTCTTCTGGTGGGATGTCGATAATGCCGTAAAGACTGCTGTAAAGGACCTAATTCCAACATCTGTTCATAACATTCAATTTGAAGTTAAAAGTGGCATTTTGTTCATCAGCCTTCCTTCTGGTCGTAAACTATCTTATATCAAGCCAAGAATTACCGAGAACCAGTTCGGTGGAGAGTCTGTCACATACGAAGGAACTGGAACTGCCAAACGTTGGGAGAGGTTAGAAAGTTATGGTCCAAAATTTGTGGAAAACATAGTCCAAGCTATCAGTCGTGACATACTTGCCTATTCCTTAAAACTGCTGAAAGAGTTCAAGATTGTAGGACATGTACATGATGAAGTAATAATCGAATGTCCAATGGAACAAAAACTTGATGAAATTGCAGCGTTGATGGGTAATGCGCCAGACTGGTTGTCTGATATTAACCTTCGTGCCGACGGATACGAATGCTTATTCTATCAGAAAGATTAG
- a CDS encoding DUF2815 family protein, which translates to MTTKVITGPNTRFSYLNANEPKSINGSTPKYSASLIIPKEDTVTINKIKAAIEQAYKEGESKLKGNGKSVPALSTLKTPLRDGDLERPDDEAYKNAYFVNANSPHKPGVVDGNRQEIIDTSELYSGIYGRASITFYAFNSNGNKGIACGLNNLQKLRDGEPLGGRTRAEDDFATEDDDDFLN; encoded by the coding sequence ATGACAACTAAAGTAATTACAGGACCAAACACTCGCTTCAGCTACTTAAATGCCAACGAACCAAAATCTATCAATGGTAGCACTCCCAAGTATAGTGCCTCACTCATTATTCCAAAAGAGGATACTGTCACCATTAACAAGATTAAAGCAGCCATTGAGCAAGCTTACAAAGAAGGTGAGTCAAAACTCAAAGGCAATGGCAAATCTGTACCTGCATTATCTACTCTGAAAACTCCACTTCGTGACGGTGACCTTGAACGCCCTGATGATGAAGCATACAAAAATGCTTACTTCGTAAATGCTAACTCTCCGCATAAACCTGGTGTGGTTGATGGCAATCGTCAAGAAATCATTGATACTTCAGAATTGTACTCAGGTATCTACGGTCGTGCTTCTATTACCTTCTATGCTTTCAATTCTAATGGCAACAAAGGTATTGCTTGCGGTTTGAATAACTTACAAAAATTACGTGATGGTGAGCCGCTCGGAGGACGCACTCGTGCTGAGGATGATTTTGCGACTGAAGATGATGATGACTTTTTGAACTAG